One Dictyostelium discoideum AX4 chromosome 3 chromosome, whole genome shotgun sequence genomic region harbors:
- the racE gene encoding Rho GTPase, producing MSEDQGSGATRVKLVVVGDGAVGKTCLLICYAQNDFPVDYVPTVFENYTATRKRGNEDIKVHLWDTAGQEEYDRLRPLSYPGADVVLLCFSTISQSSYEAIRDKWAPEVNHYIPDVPSILVGTKIDLREQQHPDPNSGKFEPITADMGISMQKQIKAKKYLEVSAKTRQGLEEVFSAAIEIVLESRGMDKKSQDGSSSASGVPSGDKPTKGKAGKKKSGCIIL from the exons atGTCAGAA gaTCAAGGTTCAGGAGCAACAAGAGTTAAATTAGTAGTTGTCGGTGATGGTGCTGTTGG TAAAACATGTCTTTTAATTTGTTATGCACAAAATGATTTTCCAGTAGATTATGTACCAActgtttttgaaaattatacaGCAACCAGAAAGAGAGGAAATGAAGATATTAAAGTACATTTATGGGATACTGCAGGCCAAGAAGAATATGATCGTTTAC gTCCATTATCATACCCAGGCGCTGATGTTGTTCTCCTTTGTTTCAGCACAATCAGTCAATCATCATATGAAGCCATTAGAGATAAA tgGGCACCAGAAGTTAATCACTATATCCCAGATGTACCATCAATTTTAGTTGGTACTAAAATCGATTTACGTGAACAACAACACCCAGATCCAAACTCTGGTAAATTCGAACCAATCACTGCCGATATGGGTATTTCAAtgcaaaaacaaattaaagcCAAGAAATATTTAGAAGTCTCTGCAAAGACTCGTCAAGGTTTAGAAGAAGTTTTCAGTGCTGCCATTGAAATCGTTCTTGAATCAAGAGGTATGGATAAAAAGAGTCAAGATGGTTCTTCAAGTGCATCTGGTGTTCCATCAGGTGATAAACCAACAAAAGGAAAAGCAGGTAAAAAGAAATCTGGTTGTATTATACTTTAA
- the abcC12 gene encoding ABC transporter C family protein: MEDIELNSVDNLETKGGKEIKKKEKKIGYGGKKSPEENSNFLSNLTFSWADGFVIHCFRNVLQLSHLWDLASYDKSEYLAKKIAKSWEIEIQKPKPSYLRAGFRAFGKLHCISLFFYSIYVGSQFVGPEILSRMVTFVVESKLGTSTEDPNMGYYYALIMFGTAMIGSFCNYQANRVTVRTGDRLRSIIVLDVYKKAIKLSNSARSNTSPGQIVNLISNDAQRMIEVFGILNNGLFALPQIIICLALLYEKIGWPTFVGLGLMLAAIPFNGLAAKKLTETRRILIGHTDGRVKVTSEILQAMKIIKLYAWEDSFAKKVLDRRNNEIKLLFSFTRYRTILIAMIGAIPTAASILVFSTYYGYNGSLDAGKIFSALSYLNLLKIPLGFLPILIALGIQMQIASKRVTDFLLLPEMKEVQQIDNPSLPNGVYMKNSTTTWNKEKEDSFGLKNINFEAKGQSLTMVVGSVGSGKSTLVQAMLGELETIDGEIGIKGSIAYVPQQAWIINATLKENIIFGKELDEERYQKVLEVCALKRDIELFPQGDSVEIGERGINLSGGQKQRVSIARAVYSDADVYILDDPLSAVDSHVGKHLFHKCFKGILSSKTVILVANQINYLPFADNTVVLKSGEIVERGTYYELINAKLEFASLLQEYGVDENTKGDDSDDDDDKKDDDKKEEKVEKPKQSDKDGTLISEEEAEQGAVAGKVYWKYVTAGGGLLFLFAMILFLLETGSKTFTDWWLSHWQTESSERMESILLGEEPTGLTDDQNLGIYIGVGMASIIVTVVRTFSFFEYAVRAAHSIHHELFNALLKKPMSFFDQTPLGRIINRFTRDLDIIDNLIATSIAQFFTLMLSVLATLILISIIVPWLLIPLAPICILFFILQYFYRYTSRGLQRIEAITRSPIFNHFSETLNGVVSIRAYKKQQENILKNQKRLDDNNNCYLTLQAMNRWLGLRLDFLGNLIVFFSCIFITLKKDTISPSDVGLVLSYALSITSNLNQGVLQAADTETKMNSVERISQYIRGAVEAPQIIDDCRPSPDWPINGSIKFDNLVMRYREGLDPVLKGITCEIKAKEKIGIVGRTGAGKSSIVLALFRLIEASEGSISIDGENIAKFGLKDLRRNLAIIPQDPVLFSGTLRENLDPFNECPDHELWSILDDIQLSKVFKSTEEGLNSKVTENGENFSVGQRQLIVLARALLRKPKILVLDEATASVDGQSDSLIQATIRNKFSNCTILTIAHRLNTIMDSDKIMVLDAGKISEFDEPWTLLQNQNGLLTWLVNETGPQNAIYLRKLAEAKKSGLNINEITQIDQQNDNLNTPPRL, encoded by the exons atggaaGATATAGAATTAAATTCAGTGGACAACTTGGAAACTAAGGGAggaaaagaaataaaaaaaaaagaaaaaaagatagGATATGGGGGTAAAAAATCACCAgaagaaaattcaaattttttatcaaatttaacattttcaTGGGCTGATGGATTTGTAATTCATTGTTTTAGAAATGTTTTACAATTATCACATCTTTGGGATCTTGCATCATATGATAAATCTGAATATTTAGCCAAAAAAATCGCAAAATCATGGGAAATCGAAATTCAAAAACCAAA accATCATATTTAAGGGCTGGATTTAGAGCATTTGGAAAATTACATTGTataagtttatttttttattcaatctATGTTGGATCTCAATTTGTTGGGCCGGAAATATTAAGTAGAATGGTTACATTTGTAGTTGAATCAAAGTTGGGAACATCAACAGAAGATCCAAATATGGGATACTATTATGCATTGATTATGTTTGGAACTGCAATGATTGGTTCATTTTGTAACTATCAAGCCAATAGAGTCACTGTTAGAACTGGTGATCGT tTAAGATCAATCATTGTTTTAGATGTTTATAAAAaagcaattaaattatcaaattcagcAAGATCAAATACATCACCAGgtcaaattgtaaatttaattagtaATGATGCTCAAAGAATGATTGAAGTATTtggaattttaaataatggtttaTTTGCATTAccacaaattattatttgtctTGCATTATTATATGAAAAGATTGGTTGGCCAACATTTGTAGGATTGGGTTTAATGTTAGCTGCAATTCCATTCAATGGATTAGCTGCAAAGAAATTAACTGAAACTAGAAGAATATTAATTGGTCATACAGATGGTCGTGTTAAAGTTACAAGTGAAATTTTACAAgcaatgaaaattataaaattatatgcATGGGAAGATAGTTTTGCTAAAAAG gtTTTGGATCGTcgtaataatgaaattaaattattattttcgtTCACTCGTTATAGAACTATTTTAATTGCAATGATTGGTGCAATTCCAACAGCAGCTTCAATATTAGTATTTTCAACCTATTATGGATACAATGGAAGTTTGGATGCTGGTAAAATTTTTAGTGCACTCtcttatttaaatttattgaaaatccCATTAGGTTTcttaccaattttaattgcATTGGGTATTCAAATGCAAATTGCAAGTAAAAGAGTTACtgattttctattattaccaGAAATGAAAGAAGTTCAACAAATTGATAATCCTTCATTACCAAATGGtgtttatatgaaaaattcaacaacaacttggaataaagagaaagaagattcatttggtttaaaaaatattaattttgaagcAAAAGGTCAATCATTAACAATGGTTGTTGGTTCAGTCGGATCGGGTAAATCGACATTGGTACAGGCAATGTTGGGAGAGTTAGAGACTATTGATGGAGAAATCGGTATTAAAGGCTCAATTGCTTATGTACCTCAACAAGCATGGATTATCAATGCAACATTAAAAGagaatattatttttggtaAAGAATTGGATGAAGAAAGGTATCAAAAAGTATTAGAAGTTTGTGCATTAAAACgtgatattgaattatttccACAGGGTGATTCAGTAGAAATTGGTGAACGTGGTATTAACCTTTCAGGTGGTCAAAAACAAAGAGTTTCAATTGCTCGTGCAGTATATTCAGATGCAGATGTTTATATTTTAGATGATCCATTATCAGCAGTGGACTCACATGTTGGTAAACATTTATTccataaatgttttaaaggTATTCTATCAAGTAAAACAGTTATTTTAGTAgcaaatcaaataaattatttaccaTTTGCTGATAATACAGTTGTATTAAAATCAGGAGAAATCGTTGAAAGAGGTACCTattatgaattaattaatgctAAATTAGAATTTGCATCATTACTACAAGAATATGGTGTTGATGAAAATACAAAAGGtgatgatagtgatgatgatgatgataagaaagatgatgataaaaaagaagaaaaagttgaaaaaccTAAACAATCAGATAAAGATGGAACATTGATATCAGAGGAAGAAGCGGAACAAGGAGCTGTTGCAGGAAAAGTATATTGGAAATATGTTACAGCTGGTGGtggtttattattcttatttgcaatgattttgtttttattagaaACTGGTTCAAAAACATTTACAGATTGGTGGTTATCACATTGGCAAACAGAGTCATCAGAAAGAATggaatcaatattattaggTGAAGAACCTACTGGTTTAACTGATGATCAAAATTTAGGTATTTACATAGGTGTTGGTATGGCATCGATTATTGTGACTGTGGTACGTACATTCTCATTCTTTGAATATGCAGTTCGTGCAGCTCATTCAATTCATCATGAATTGTTCAATGCATTATTAAAGAAACCAATGTCATTCTTTGACCAAACACCACTTGGTAGAATTATCAATCGTTTCACAAGAGATTTagatattattgataatttaattgctACTTCAATTGCACAATTCTTCACTTTAATGCTATCAGTATTGGCtacattaattttaatttcaatcatTGTTCCATGGCTTTTAATTCCATTGGCACctatttgtattttattctttattttacaaTACTTTTATAGATATACATCAAGAGGTTTACAAAGAATTGAAGCAATTACACGTTCACCAATTTTCAATCATTTCTCTGAAACTTTAAATGGCGTAGTTTCAATTAGAGCatataaaaaacaacaagagaatatattaaagaatcaaaaacgtttagatgataataataattgttatttAACACTACAAGCAATGAATAGATGGTTAGGTTTACGTTTAGATTTTTTAGGTAACCTTATTGTGTTCTTTTCATGTATTTTCATCACTTTAAAAAAGGATACAATTAGTCCATCTGATGTTGGTCTAGTTTTAAGTTATGCACTTTCAATCACaagtaatttaaatcaagGTGTGCTTCAAGCAGCCGATACTGAAACTAAAATGAATTCAGTTGAACGTATTTCACAATATATTAGAGGAGCAGTTGAAGCACCACAAATTATTGATGATTGTCGTCCATCACCAGATTGGCCAATAAATGggtcaattaaatttgataatttagtAATGCGTTATCGTGAAGGATTAGATCCAGTATTAAAAGGTATAACATGTGAAATTAAAGCAAAAGAAAAGATTGGTATTGTAGGCCGTACTGGTGCAGGTAAAAGTTCAATCGTTTTAGCATTGTTCCGTTTAATTGAAGCTTCAGAAggttcaatttcaattgatggtgAAAATATTGCCAAATTCGGATTAAAAGATTTACGTAGAAATTTAGCAATCATTCCACAAGATCCAGTATTATTCAGTGGTACACTTCGTGAAAATTTAGATCCATTCAATGAATGTCCAGATCATGAATTATGGTCAATTTTAGATGATATTCAATTATCAAAAGTATTTAAATCAACTGAAGAAGGCTTAAATTCCAAAGTAACAGAAAATGGTGAAAACTTTTCAGTTGGACAAAGACAATTAATTGTATTAGCTCGTGCATTATTAAGAAAACCAAAGATTTTAGTTTTAGATGAAGCAACTGCTTCTGTCGATGGTCAAAGTGATTCATTAATTCAAGCAACAATTCGTAATAAGTTTAGTAATTGTACAATTTTAACAATTGCTCATAGACTTAATACAATTA tgGATAGTGATAAGATTATGGTACTTGATGCAGGTAAAATTAGTGAATTTGATGAACCATGGACATtattacaaaatcaaaatggtTTATTAACATGGTTAGTAAATGAAACTGGTCCTCAAAATGCAATTTATTTACGTAAATTAGCTGAAGCAAAGAAAAGTggtttaaatataaatgaaataaCGCAAATTGATCaacaaaatgataatttaaatacacCACCTcgtttataa
- the pcmA gene encoding hypothetical protein: protein MVLILDNDLKPLYFTLAIISASFLVKRAYQSTNIYDFFNIKKKCNPFPQSQSELVDLLHYQKRMVLNKTIVETLKFVDRKLFLENKNVENPYYDEPKPIGYNATISAPHMHALMLDLLADRIPMSNGVALDIGSGSGYVTACLGHLMGCTGRVIGVEHIPELIERSIESIKRLDSTLLDRIQFLVGDGIKGWKQLKYDIIYLGAAIESLQVARELIDQLKNGGRIVMPVGKSNDFHELMVVDKNEDGIVSIKSLGVVRFVPLTSKENQLNPKNKPNATKVTNINGEKTLIRCEIIPAPDSNSNNNIKEFENLINKK from the exons atggtaCTAATACTCGACAACGATCTTAAACCGTTATATTTTACTTTAGCAATTATCAGTGCGTCTTTTTTAGTGAAAAGAGCCTATCAATCAACTAATATTTATgactttttcaatattaaaaaaaaatgcaacCCATTCCCTCAATCACAAAGTGAATTAGTTGATTTACTTCATTATC aaaaaagaatggtattaaataaaacaattgttgaaacattaaaatttgttgataggaaattatttttagagaaTAAAAATGTAGAGAATCCATATTATGATGAACCTAAACCAATTGGATATAATGCAACGATATCAGCACCTCATATGCATGCATTGATGTTAGATCTTTTAGCTGATCGTATACCAATGAGTAATGGAGTTGCATTGGATATTGGATCAGGATCAGGTTATGTTACAGCATGTTTAGGACATTTAATGGGTTGTACAGGTAGAGTTATAGGTGTTGAACATATTCCAGAATTGATTGAAAGATCAATAGAGAGTATTAAAAGATTGGATTCAACATTATTAGACAGAATTCAATTCCTTGTTGGTGACGGTATAAAAGGTTggaaacaattaaaatatgataTCATCTATTTGGGTGCTGCCATCGAATCATTACAAGTTGCACGTGAATTAAtagatcaattgaaaaatggtGGTAGAATAGTTATGCCTGTTGGTAAATCAAACGATTTCCATGAACTCATGGTAGTAGATAAAAATGAAGATGGTATtgtatcaattaaatctttagGTGTTGTTAGATTCGTACCTCTAActtcaaaagaaaatcaattaaatcctaaaaataaaccaaatgcCACAAAAGTTACAAATATAAATGGtgaaaaaactttaattCGTTGTGAAATTATACCAGCTCctgattcaaattcaaataataatataaaagaatttgaaaatttaataaataaaaaataa
- the ddiA gene encoding ribonuclease T2 has product MRLIAALLSVLLIASTAQSTVTIYESSKPGDFDFYLFVQQWIYSYCDSQTCIQNKEREAFTIHGLWPENSDGSYPSFCSGPSFNVNAIQDLEDQLNFDWPSLTGPNTDFWTHEFSKHGTCSITGPITDIHDYFATGIKLYTEFNITAALESENIYPSDSNTYKPVDITNAITTHFGGKPGIQCSSGQLSTVAVCIDKNSLSIMDCPDLQGWSCSGSVKFPSTA; this is encoded by the exons atGAGATTAATTGCTGCTCTTTTATCTGTATTATTAATAGCTTCAACTGCTCAATCAACTG ttACAATTTATGAAAGTTCAAAACCAGGTGATTTtgacttttatttatttgttcaACAATGGATTTATTCATACTGCGATTCACAAACTTGTattcaaaataaagaaaGAGAAGCATTCACTATCCATGGTTTATGGCCAGAGAATAGTGATGGCAGTTATCCATCATTCTGTTCAGGTCCATCATTCAATGTTAATGCTATCCAAGATTTAGAAGATCAATTAAACTTTGATTGGCCATCACTCACTGGTCCAAACACTGATTTCTGGACTCACGAATTCAGCAAACATGGTACTTGTTCAATCACAGGTCCAATCACAGATATTCACGATTATTTCGCTACTGGTATCAAACTTTACACCGAATTCAATATCACTGCTGCCCTCGAATCTGAAAATATTTATCCATCAGATAGCAACACTTACAAACCAGTCGATATCACTAATGCTATCACCACTCATTTTGGTGGTAAACCAGGTATTCAATGTTCATCTGGTCAATTATCAACTGTTGCTGTTTGTATCgataaaaatagtttatcaATCATGGATTGTCCAGATCTCCAAGGTTGGAGTTGTTCTGGTAGTGTTAAATTCCCAAGCACTgcttaa
- the abcC10 gene encoding ABC transporter C family protein — MKEIELDRPEEKKKKVKKEKKIGYGGKKSPEENSNFLSNLTFSWADGFVIHCFRNVLQLSHLWDLASYDKSEYLAKKIAKSWEIEIQKPKPSYLRAGFRAFGKLQLLSIFLYAISVGIQFVGPEILGRMVTFVVESKLGTSTEDPNMGYYYALIMFGTAMIGSFCTYHANRISFRTGDRLRSIIVLDVYKKAIKLSNSARSDTSPGQIVNLMSNDAQRMVEVFGMFNNGALALPQIIICLALLYKKIGWPTFVGLGLMLAAIPFNGMAAKKLTETRKYLVSLSDSRVKATNEILQAIKIIKLYAWEDSFAKKVIEHRNNEIKLLFSYSRYRTILIVIISALPTAAAILVISSYYGHEKSLDASRIFSALSYLNLLRLPLGFLPIIIALGIQMQIAGKRVTDFLLLPEMKDIQQIDNPSLPNGVYMKNSTTTWNKLKEDSFGLKNINFEATGTSLTMVVGSVGSGKSTLVQAMLGELEIIDGEIGIKGSIAYVPQQAWIINATLKENIIFGKELDEERYQKVLEVCALKRDIELFPQGDSVEIGERGINLSGGQKQRVSIARAVYSDADVYILDDPLSAVDSHVGKHLFHKCFKGILSSKTVILVANQLNYLPFADNTVVLKSGEIVERGTYYELINSKLEFSSILEKYGVDENVISKKDDIDEDEDEDQDTIEKVEIDLNKDEKSQPKSKSSNTDGTLISEEESEQGAVAGKVYWKYVTAGGGLLFLVSMIFFLLETGSKTFSDWWLSHWQTESSERMESILLGEEPTGLTDDQNLGIYIGLGMAAVFISVCKNFIYYEYSVYASRAIHHELFNALLKKPMYFFDQTPIGRIINRFTRDLDGIDNLIATSISTFLTLMLTVIATIILVSIIVPFLLIPLAPISIIFFFLQYFYRYTSRGLQRIEAITRSPIFNHFSETLNGVVSIRAYKKQQENILINQKRLDDNNNCYLTLQAMNRWLGLRLDFLANLITFFACIFITIDKDTISPANVGLALGYALSLTGNLNYAALQAADTETKMNSVERISQYIRGAVEAPQIIDDCRPSPDWPINGSIKFDNLVMRYREGLDPVLKGITCEIKAKEKIGIVGRTGAGKSSIVLALFRLIEASEGSISIDGENIAKFGLKDLRRNLAIIPQDPVLFSGTLRENLDPFNERSEEDLFSTIEDIQMSAVVKSLEGGLDSKVTENGENFSVGQRQLIVLARALLRKPKILVLDEATASVDGQSDSLIQATIRNKFSNCTILTIAHRLNTIMDSDRIMVLDAGKISEFDEPWTLLQNQNGLLTWLVDETGPQNAIYLRKLAEAKKNGIDINEIMPIDNETTPKDNINTPPPPPQ, encoded by the exons atgaaagaaatAGAACTGGATAGGCcagaagaaaagaaaaaaaaagtgaaaaaagaaaaaaagattgGATATGGCGGTAAAAAATCACCAGAAGAAAATTCAAactttttatcaaatttaacattttcaTGGGCCGATGGATTTGTAATTCATTGTTTTAGAAATGTTTTACAATTATCACATCTTTGGGATCTTGCATCATATGATAAATCTGAATATTTAGCCAAAAAAATCGCAAAATCATGGGAAATCGAAATTCAAAAACCAAA acCATCATATTTAAGGGCTGGATTTAGAGCATTTggaaaattacaattattaagtatttttttatatgcaATAAGTGTTGGAATCCAATTTGTTGGACCAGAAATTTTAGGTAGAATGGTTACATTTGTAGTTGAATCAAAATTAGGAACATCCACAGAAGATCCAAATATGGGATACTATTATGCATTGATTATGTTTGGGACTGCGATGATTGGTTCATTTTGTACATACCATGCTAATAGAATTTCATTTAGAACTGGCGATCGT ttaaGATCAATCATTGTTTTAGATGTTTATAAAAaagcaattaaattatcaaattcagcAAGATCAGATACATCACCAGGccaaattgtaaatttgatGAGTAATGATGCTCAAAGAATGGTTGAAGTATTTGGAATGTTTAATAATGGCGCACTTGCATTAccacaaattattatttgtcttgcattattatataaaaagatTGGTTGGCCAACATTTGTAGGATTGGGTTTAATGTTAGCTGCAATTCCATTCAATGGAATGGCTGCAAAGAAATTAACTGAAACTAGAAAATATTTAGTCTCACTTTCAGATAGTCGTGTTAAAGCtacaaatgaaattttacaagctattaaaattataaaattatatgcATGGGAAGATAGTTTTGCTAAAAAg gTTATTGAACATcgtaataatgaaattaaattattattttcatatagTCGTTATAGaactattttaattgttattattagtgCTTTACCAACTGCTGCTGCTATTTTAGTAATTTCATCATATTATGGACATGAGAAATCTTTAGATGCAAGTAGAATTTTTAGTGCACtttcatatttaaatttattaagaCTTCCATTAGGTTTCTTACCAATTATAATTGCATTGGGTATTCAAATGCAAATTGCAGGTAAAAGAGTTACtgattttctattattaccaGAAATGAAAGATATTCAACAAATTGATAATCCTTCATTACCAAATGGtgtttatatgaaaaattcaacaacaacttggAATAAACTTAAAGAAGATTcatttggtttaaaaaatattaattttgaagcTACTGGAACATCATTAACAATGGTTGTTGGTTCAGTCGGATCGGGTAAATCAACATTGGTACAGGCAATGTTGGGAGAGTTAGAGATTATTGATGGAGAAATCGGTATTAAAGGCTCAATTGCTTATGTACCTCAACAAGCATGGATTATCAATGCAACATTAAAAGagaatattatttttggtaAAGAATTGGATGAAGAAAGGTATCAAAAAGTATTAGAAGTTTGTGCATTAAAACgtgatattgaattatttccACAAGGTGATTCAGTAGAAATTGGTGAACGTGGTATTAACCTTTCAGGTGGTCAAAAACAAAGAGTTTCAATTGCTCGTGCAGTATATTCAGATGCAGATGTTTATATTTTAGATGATCCATTATCAGCAGTGGACTCACATGTTGGTAAACATTTATTccataaatgttttaaaggTATTCTATCAAGTAAAACAGTTATTTTAGTagcaaatcaattaaattatttaccaTTTGCTGATAATACAGTTGTATTAAAATCAGGAGAAATCGTTGAAAGAGGTACCTattatgaattaattaattctaaattagAATTTTCAAGTATTCTTGAAAAGTATGGTGTTGATGAAAATGTTATATCCAAAAAAGATGAcattgatgaagatgaagatgaagatcaAGATACTATTGAAAAGGTTGaaatagatttaaataaagatgaaaagtctcaaccaaaatcaaaatcatcaaatacTGACGGAACATTAATATCAGAGGAAGAAAGTGAACAAGGAGCTGTTGCGGGAAAGGTATATTGGAAATATGTCACAGCTGGTGGTGGTTTATTATTCTTGGTTTCAAtgatattctttttattagaAACTGGTTCAAAAACATTTTCAGATTGGTGGTTATCACATTGGCAAACAGAGTCATCAGAAAGAATGGAATCAATATTACTAGGTGAGGAACCTACTGGTTTAACTGATGATCAAAATTTAGGTATTTATATTGGTCTTGGTATGGCAGCTGTTTTCATTTCAGTTTGtaagaattttatttattatgaaTATTCAGTGTATGCATCACGTGCAATTCATCATGAGTTGTTCAATGCATTATTAAAGAAACCAATGTATTTCTTTGACCAAACACCAATTGGTAGAATTATAAATCGTTTCACTAGAGATTTAGAtggtattgataatttaatcgCAACTTCAATATCAAcatttttaactttaatgTTAACTGTAATTGCAACTATTATCCTTGTTTCAATCATTGTTCCATTCCTTTTAATTCCATTGGCACCAATTAGTATAATATTCTTCTTTTTACAATACTTTTATAGATATACATCAAGAGGTTTACAAAGAATTGAAGCTATTACACGTTCACCAATTTTCAATCATTTCTCTGAAACTTTAAATGGTGTAGTTTCAATTAGAGCatataaaaaacaacaagagaatatattaataaatcaaaaacgtttagatgataataataattgttatttAACACTACAAGCAATGAATAGATGGTTAGGTTTGCGTTTAGATTTTTTAGcaaatttaattacattttttGCTTGTATTTTCATTACAATCGATAAGGATACAATTAGTCCTGCAAATGTTGGTTTAGCATTAGGTTATGCACTTTCATTAActggtaatttaaattatgcAGCACTTCAAGCAGCCGATACTGAAACTAAAATGAATTCAGTTGAACGTATTTCACAATATATTAGAGGAGCAGTTGAAGCACCACAAATTATTGATGATTGTCGTCCATCACCAGATTGGCCAATAAATGggtcaattaaatttgataatttagtAATGCGTTATCGTGAAGGATTAGATCCAGTATTAAAAGGTATAACATGTGAAATTAAAGCAAAAGAAAAGATTGGTATTGTAGGCCGTACTGGTGCAGGTAAAAGTTCAATCGTTTTAGCATTGTTCCGTTTAATTGAAGCTTCAGAAggttcaatttcaattgatggtgAAAATATTGCCAAATTCGGATTAAAAGATTTACGTAGAAATTTAGCAATCATTCCACAAGATCCAGTATTATTCAGTGGTACACTTCGTGAAAATTTAGATCCATTCAATGAACGTTCTGAAGAGgatttattttcaacaatTGAAGATATTCAAATGAGTGCAGTTGTTAAATCTTTAGAGGGTGGTTTAGACTCAAAAGTAACAGAAAATGGTGAAAACTTTTCAGTTGGACAAAGACAATTAATTGTATTAGCTCGTGCATTATTAAGAAAACCAAAGATTTTAGTTTTAGACGAAGCAACTGCCTCTGTCGATGGTCAAAGTGATTCATTAATTCAAGCAACAATTCGTAATAAGTTTAGTAATTGTACAATTTTAACAATTGCTCATAGACTTAATACAATTa tgGATAGTGATAGGATTATGGTACTTGATGCAGGTAAAATTAGTGAATTTGATGAACCATGGACATtattacaaaatcaaaatggtTTATTAACATGGTTAGTAGATGAAACTGGTCCTCAAAATGCAATTTATTTACGTAAATTAGCTGAAGCAAAGAAAAATGGTATAgatataaatgaaattatgccaattgataatgaaacaACTCCAAAGGATAATATCaatacaccaccaccaccacctcaataa